The following proteins are co-located in the Streptomyces sp. NBC_01198 genome:
- the pntB gene encoding Re/Si-specific NAD(P)(+) transhydrogenase subunit beta, with protein sequence MTASTAAQAAYLVAALLFILSLAGLSRHETSRSGVAYGIGGMAIALAATIGLASRSIAATGIGLLVGAMVIGAGIGLWRARRVEMTGMPELIAILHSFVGLAAVLVGWDGYLDVEAKGAAQHEIASDLLRIHHAEVFIGVFIGAVTFTGSIIAFLKLSARIKSSPLMLPGRNAINLGALAAFAGLTVAFIVSPHLWLLIAVTAVALALGLHLVASIGGGDMPVVVSMLNSYSGWAAAASGFLLNNNLLIVTGALVGSSGAYLSYIMCTAMNRSFLSVIAGGFGIEAGPADTTEYGDHREINAEDTAKLLRDASSVVITPGYGMAVAQAQYPVADLTRRLRERGVEVRFGIHPVAGRLPGHMNVLLAEAKVPYDIVLEMDEINDDLAATTVVLVIGANDTVNPAAIDDPGSPIAGMPVLRVWEAENVIVFKRSMNPGYAGVQNPLFFRENSQMLFGDAKERVEDILRSL encoded by the coding sequence ATGACTGCATCGACTGCCGCACAGGCGGCCTACCTCGTCGCCGCCCTGCTGTTCATCCTCAGCCTCGCCGGGCTGTCCCGGCACGAGACGTCCCGCTCCGGGGTCGCCTACGGGATCGGCGGCATGGCCATCGCACTGGCCGCGACCATCGGTCTGGCGTCCCGCAGCATCGCGGCGACCGGGATCGGGCTGCTGGTGGGGGCGATGGTCATCGGCGCCGGTATCGGCCTGTGGCGGGCCCGCCGGGTCGAGATGACCGGCATGCCGGAACTCATCGCGATACTGCACAGCTTCGTCGGCCTTGCCGCGGTCCTCGTCGGCTGGGACGGCTACCTCGACGTCGAGGCCAAGGGCGCGGCGCAGCACGAGATCGCCTCCGACCTGCTGCGCATCCACCACGCCGAGGTCTTCATCGGCGTCTTCATCGGGGCGGTGACCTTCACCGGGTCGATCATCGCCTTCCTCAAGCTGTCGGCGCGGATCAAGTCGAGCCCGCTGATGCTGCCGGGCCGCAACGCCATCAACCTGGGCGCCCTGGCGGCCTTCGCCGGGCTGACCGTCGCCTTCATCGTCTCGCCGCACCTGTGGCTGCTGATCGCGGTGACCGCGGTGGCGCTGGCCCTCGGACTGCACCTGGTGGCGTCGATCGGCGGCGGGGACATGCCGGTCGTCGTCTCGATGCTGAACAGCTACTCCGGGTGGGCGGCCGCCGCCTCGGGCTTCCTGCTGAACAACAACCTGCTGATCGTGACCGGCGCGCTGGTCGGGTCCTCGGGTGCCTACCTGTCGTACATCATGTGCACCGCGATGAACCGGTCGTTCCTCTCGGTGATCGCCGGCGGCTTCGGCATCGAGGCCGGCCCCGCCGACACCACCGAGTACGGCGACCACCGGGAGATCAACGCCGAGGACACCGCGAAGCTGCTGCGGGACGCCTCGTCGGTGGTCATCACCCCCGGCTACGGCATGGCGGTGGCGCAGGCGCAGTATCCGGTGGCCGATCTGACGCGCAGGCTGCGCGAGCGCGGGGTGGAGGTGCGCTTCGGCATCCACCCGGTCGCGGGCCGGCTGCCCGGCCACATGAACGTGCTGCTGGCCGAGGCGAAGGTGCCGTACGACATCGTGCTGGAAATGGACGAGATCAACGACGACCTGGCGGCGACCACGGTGGTGCTGGTCATCGGGGCGAACGACACGGTCAACCCGGCCGCCATCGACGACCCTGGCAGCCCGATCGCCGGTATGCCGGTGCTGCGGGTGTGGGAGGCGGAGAACGTCATCGTCTTCAAGCGGTCCATGAACCCCGGTTACGCCGGGGTGCAGAACCCGCTGTTCTTCCGGGAGAACAGCCAGATGCTCTTCGGTGACGCGAAGGAGCGGGTGGAGGACATCCTGCGGTCGCTGTGA
- a CDS encoding slipin family protein, with translation MPNMGVAVVRQYERGVVFRLGRLRGVRKPGFHFMVPLSDRMMKVSMRTVTMPVPSQQVITEDNVSIGVAAVAYFRRVDAVKSIVEIENVAQAVGQIAQTTVRNIVGRSMLDKVLTDTQTLNLAIREILDSITEQWGVQVFLVELKDIELPTSMQRAMARQAEAEREKRAKIIAAEGEALSAGRLAEAADVIADHPVALQLRNLQILAEIAAEKNSTIVFPSQLLDSAKAVTESVTNPGRPAADHGAGSPRIDPAAEPRAVDGTPENPPEIDTGD, from the coding sequence ATGCCGAATATGGGAGTCGCCGTCGTGCGGCAGTACGAGCGCGGGGTGGTGTTCCGGCTCGGGCGGCTGCGCGGGGTGCGCAAGCCGGGATTCCACTTCATGGTCCCGCTGTCCGACCGGATGATGAAGGTCAGCATGCGTACGGTCACCATGCCGGTGCCGTCACAGCAGGTGATCACCGAGGACAATGTGTCGATCGGCGTGGCCGCCGTGGCGTACTTCCGCCGGGTGGACGCGGTGAAGTCGATCGTGGAGATCGAGAACGTCGCCCAGGCGGTCGGCCAGATCGCCCAGACCACCGTCCGTAACATCGTCGGCCGGTCGATGCTGGACAAGGTGCTGACCGACACGCAGACGCTGAATCTGGCGATCCGCGAGATCCTGGACAGCATCACCGAGCAGTGGGGCGTGCAGGTCTTCCTCGTGGAGCTCAAGGACATCGAGCTGCCGACGAGCATGCAGCGGGCGATGGCCCGGCAGGCCGAGGCCGAGCGGGAGAAGCGGGCCAAGATCATCGCCGCCGAGGGCGAGGCGCTGAGCGCCGGACGGCTCGCCGAGGCAGCCGACGTCATCGCCGACCACCCGGTCGCCCTGCAGCTGCGGAATCTGCAGATCCTGGCGGAGATCGCCGCGGAGAAGAACAGCACCATCGTCTTCCCGTCGCAGCTGCTGGACAGCGCCAAGGCGGTCACCGAGTCCGTCACGAACCCGGGCCGCCCGGCCGCGGACCACGGCGCCGGCTCGCCGCGGATCGACCCGGCCGCCGAACCCCGCGCCGTCGACGGCACGCCGGAGAACCCGCCGGAGATCGACACGGGGGACTGA
- a CDS encoding aldo/keto reductase, with protein MASRTITAAAAGSWQLGDLRVNRIGFGAMRLTGSSAFHLGAPSDRERVLGVLRRAVELGVNHIDTAAFYFSSLRSANELIGRALAPYPDELVIATKVGPGRDPSGEWLPLARPDQLRGQVEENLRQLGRDHLDLVNLRVMPTTELSEHFGALAELRTAGLIRHLGVSNVTSAQLADARAVAPVVCVQNLFGLDDRERSAQVLRECGELGIAFVPFYSIAGKGREVGATADSSAQIAAVAAAHGVSGAQVRLAWTLQQGPHVLAIPGTGDPDHLAENVAAGELRLTEEEVALLNAA; from the coding sequence ATGGCCTCACGGACCATCACCGCCGCGGCAGCCGGCAGCTGGCAGCTCGGCGATCTGAGGGTGAACCGTATCGGCTTCGGCGCCATGCGCCTGACAGGCAGTTCCGCCTTCCACCTCGGCGCGCCGAGTGACCGCGAGCGGGTGCTCGGGGTGCTGCGCCGGGCGGTCGAACTGGGCGTCAACCACATCGACACCGCCGCCTTCTACTTCTCCTCGCTGCGCTCGGCGAACGAGCTCATCGGCCGGGCGCTCGCGCCCTACCCCGACGAACTGGTGATCGCCACCAAGGTCGGACCCGGCAGGGATCCGTCGGGCGAGTGGCTCCCGCTGGCCAGGCCCGACCAGCTGCGCGGCCAGGTCGAGGAGAATCTGCGGCAGCTCGGCCGCGATCACTTGGACCTGGTCAACCTGCGCGTCATGCCGACCACGGAGCTCTCCGAGCACTTCGGCGCGCTGGCCGAGCTGCGGACGGCCGGGCTGATCCGGCATCTGGGCGTCTCCAACGTCACCAGCGCACAGCTCGCCGACGCGCGGGCCGTGGCGCCGGTGGTGTGCGTGCAGAATCTGTTCGGCCTCGACGACCGGGAGCGCAGCGCGCAGGTGCTGCGCGAGTGCGGCGAACTGGGCATCGCCTTCGTGCCGTTCTACTCGATCGCCGGCAAGGGCCGGGAAGTCGGCGCGACCGCCGACAGCAGCGCGCAGATCGCGGCGGTCGCCGCAGCACACGGGGTGTCCGGAGCGCAGGTCAGGCTGGCCTGGACGCTCCAGCAGGGCCCGCACGTGCTGGCCATCCCGGGTACCGGCGACCCGGACCACCTGGCGGAGAACGTGGCTGCCGGGGAGCTGCGGCTCACCGAGGAGGAGGTGGCGCTGCTGAACGCCGCCTGA
- a CDS encoding xylosidase, with protein sequence MSVSRRTFIGTAAGGAAAAALGTLSAAPTASAASGPGDVVGKVTVGYQGWFAAIGDGAPINAWWHWSANGGQAPSPSNTGIVAWPDVRDYTRTYQTGYAALGNGQPATLFSSYDQQTVDTHFLWMQQNGIDTAALQRFNPTGGEGPTRDAMTAKVRSAAESHGRKFYIMYDVSDWTNMQSDIKADWTNKMKAYTASSAYATQNGKPVVCIWGFGFADNQRPFSAAACLDVVNWFKGQGCYVIGGVPTWWRTGDRDSRPGFSDVYHAFHMLSPWMVGRIGNAGDADNFYNVATVPDLAECAAHGIDYQPCVLPGAVTLRQRAHGDFMWRQFYNMCRAGVQGIYISMFDEYNEGNQIAKTAESQAWVPTNSGFLALDEDGTACSADYYLRLTGDGGRMLKGQIALTATRPTKPTAGSSGGPTTVVSFRARANGQYVTADAGGASPLIASRTSVGPWEQFDLLDQGGGNVALRAHANSLIVCADNAGASPLIANRTSAGAWETFQLVHNSNGTVSLKAQINGLYVTAENAGAAALIANRATAGGWEQFDLITG encoded by the coding sequence ATGTCAGTTTCGCGTCGTACGTTCATCGGCACCGCGGCAGGCGGAGCCGCCGCAGCGGCCCTGGGCACGCTGAGCGCCGCCCCCACCGCGTCGGCGGCCAGCGGGCCCGGTGATGTGGTCGGCAAGGTCACGGTGGGGTATCAGGGGTGGTTCGCGGCGATCGGTGATGGTGCGCCGATCAATGCGTGGTGGCATTGGAGTGCGAACGGGGGTCAGGCGCCGTCGCCGTCGAACACCGGGATCGTGGCGTGGCCGGATGTGCGGGACTACACGCGGACGTATCAGACGGGTTATGCGGCGTTGGGCAACGGTCAGCCGGCGACGTTGTTCTCCTCGTACGACCAGCAGACGGTGGACACGCATTTCCTGTGGATGCAGCAGAACGGTATCGACACCGCGGCGCTGCAGCGGTTCAACCCCACCGGTGGTGAGGGCCCGACCCGGGATGCGATGACGGCGAAGGTCCGTAGTGCGGCGGAGTCGCACGGGCGGAAGTTCTACATCATGTACGACGTGTCGGACTGGACGAACATGCAGTCCGACATCAAGGCGGACTGGACGAACAAGATGAAGGCGTACACCGCCTCGTCGGCGTATGCCACGCAGAACGGGAAGCCGGTGGTGTGCATCTGGGGCTTCGGGTTCGCCGACAACCAGCGGCCGTTCTCCGCGGCGGCGTGTCTGGACGTGGTGAACTGGTTCAAGGGGCAGGGCTGCTACGTCATCGGCGGGGTGCCGACGTGGTGGCGTACCGGGGACCGGGACTCGCGTCCGGGCTTCTCCGACGTCTACCACGCCTTCCACATGCTCTCGCCGTGGATGGTCGGCAGGATCGGGAACGCCGGCGACGCCGACAACTTCTACAACGTCGCGACGGTGCCGGACCTGGCCGAGTGCGCCGCGCACGGCATCGACTACCAGCCCTGCGTGCTGCCCGGCGCGGTCACCTTGCGCCAGCGCGCCCACGGCGACTTCATGTGGCGGCAGTTCTACAACATGTGCCGGGCCGGCGTGCAGGGCATCTACATCTCCATGTTCGACGAGTACAACGAGGGCAACCAGATCGCCAAGACCGCCGAGTCCCAGGCCTGGGTCCCCACCAACTCCGGCTTCCTCGCCCTGGACGAGGACGGCACCGCCTGCTCCGCCGACTACTACCTCCGCCTCACAGGCGACGGCGGCCGCATGCTCAAAGGCCAGATCGCCCTCACCGCCACCAGGCCGACCAAACCGACCGCGGGCTCGTCCGGCGGACCCACCACGGTGGTCAGCTTCCGGGCCCGCGCCAACGGCCAGTACGTCACCGCGGACGCCGGCGGCGCCTCCCCGCTGATCGCCAGCCGCACCTCGGTGGGGCCGTGGGAGCAGTTCGACCTGCTCGACCAGGGGGGCGGCAACGTCGCGCTGCGCGCCCACGCCAACAGCCTCATCGTCTGCGCCGACAACGCCGGGGCGTCCCCGCTGATCGCCAACCGGACGTCCGCGGGCGCCTGGGAGACCTTCCAGCTGGTGCACAACTCCAACGGCACCGTCAGCCTCAAGGCGCAGATCAATGGGCTGTACGTGACCGCGGAGAACGCCGGCGCGGCAGCGCTGATCGCCAACCGGGCGACCGCGGGCGGCTGGGAGCAGTTCGACCTCATCACCGGCTGA
- a CDS encoding ABC transporter ATP-binding protein has protein sequence MIQIESVTKRYPDGTTAVDELSLDIPDGSITVLVGPSGCGKTTTLRMINRMVEPTSGRILLDGSDVTAQPVNALRRSMGYVIQNAGLFQHRTIVDNIATVPRMLGWDRRKARERARELMGRVGLDEALAKRYPYQLSGGQQQRVGVARALAADPPVLLMDEPFSAVDPIVRKSLQAELLRIQQELGKTIVFVTHDIDEAIKIGDMIAVMRTGGRLAQFAPPEELLSSPADAFVEDFLGTDRGIRRLSFFTSEGLRLDQGPVVPVDADAGQVARAAAAGAPYLLITDADRKPLGWVRPQDAAGGADLVAAGRLLPYGRPFVAGSESLRDALDCAVLSPTGWAVAVDGDGKVAGVVSQETIGAAIRSAHAGSQEAGGADPVPAARTGAAT, from the coding sequence TTGATACAGATAGAGTCAGTCACGAAGCGCTACCCCGACGGCACGACGGCGGTCGACGAGCTGTCGCTGGACATCCCGGACGGTTCGATCACCGTACTGGTCGGACCGTCGGGATGTGGGAAGACCACCACTTTGCGCATGATCAACCGGATGGTCGAGCCGACGTCCGGCCGCATCCTGCTGGACGGCTCCGACGTCACGGCGCAGCCGGTCAACGCGCTGCGCCGCTCGATGGGCTACGTCATCCAGAACGCCGGCCTCTTCCAGCACCGCACCATCGTGGACAACATCGCGACCGTGCCGCGCATGCTCGGCTGGGACCGGCGCAAGGCCAGGGAACGGGCCAGGGAGCTGATGGGGCGGGTCGGTCTCGACGAGGCGCTGGCCAAGCGCTACCCGTACCAGCTGTCCGGCGGCCAGCAGCAGCGGGTGGGAGTGGCCAGGGCGCTCGCCGCCGATCCGCCGGTGCTGCTGATGGACGAGCCGTTCTCGGCGGTCGACCCGATCGTCCGCAAGAGCCTGCAGGCCGAGCTGCTGCGCATCCAGCAGGAGCTGGGCAAGACCATCGTCTTCGTCACGCATGACATCGACGAGGCCATCAAGATCGGCGACATGATCGCGGTGATGCGCACCGGCGGCCGGCTGGCCCAGTTCGCACCGCCCGAGGAACTGCTCAGCTCCCCCGCCGACGCCTTCGTCGAGGACTTCCTCGGCACCGACCGCGGCATCCGGCGGCTGTCGTTCTTCACCTCGGAGGGCCTGCGGCTGGACCAGGGACCGGTCGTCCCGGTGGACGCCGACGCCGGGCAGGTCGCGCGCGCCGCGGCGGCCGGGGCGCCGTATCTGCTGATCACCGACGCCGACCGCAAGCCGCTGGGCTGGGTGCGGCCGCAGGACGCGGCGGGCGGCGCCGATCTGGTCGCGGCGGGCCGGCTGCTGCCGTACGGGCGGCCGTTCGTCGCCGGGAGCGAGTCGCTGCGCGACGCGCTGGACTGCGCGGTGCTCTCCCCCACCGGGTGGGCGGTCGCGGTGGACGGCGACGGGAAGGTGGCCGGGGTGGTCTCGCAGGAGACGATCGGCGCCGCCATCCGCAGCGCGCACGCCGGGAGCCAGGAGGCCGGCGGCGCTGACCCGGTGCCCGCCGCCAGGACCGGGGCGGCCACATGA
- a CDS encoding ABC transporter permease: MSGAGFFDLPSDLQNSYLGLVGVHLEEALIPVAIGLAVALPLGQLCARFSWLYAPVLWVTTVLYAIPSLAFFVFLIDYTGATRTTVMIPLTVYSLVLLLPAIVDGVRSVPQETMSAATAMGFGPVQRYLKVQLPIAVPAIIAGLRVAVASSISLVSVGALIGNQGALGNLLQDAILYHRTNLAVNSVVTTAALAVLLDVALVLLRMALTPWMPRGERAARRASRAAAVEPAARPTLEDAVS, from the coding sequence ATGAGCGGCGCCGGCTTCTTCGACCTTCCGAGCGACCTGCAGAACTCCTACCTCGGCCTGGTCGGCGTGCACCTGGAGGAGGCCCTGATACCGGTGGCCATCGGGCTCGCGGTGGCCTTGCCGCTGGGCCAGCTGTGCGCACGCTTCTCCTGGCTGTACGCGCCGGTGCTGTGGGTCACCACGGTGCTGTACGCCATCCCGTCCCTGGCCTTCTTCGTCTTCCTCATCGACTACACCGGGGCGACCAGGACCACGGTGATGATCCCGCTGACCGTCTACAGCCTGGTGCTGCTGCTGCCTGCCATCGTCGACGGCGTCAGATCGGTGCCGCAGGAGACCATGTCGGCAGCCACCGCCATGGGGTTCGGACCCGTGCAGCGCTATCTGAAGGTCCAGCTGCCCATCGCGGTGCCGGCGATCATCGCCGGGCTACGGGTCGCCGTCGCCTCCAGCATCAGCCTGGTCAGCGTCGGCGCGCTGATCGGCAACCAGGGCGCGCTGGGCAATCTGCTGCAGGACGCCATCCTCTACCACCGCACGAACCTCGCGGTGAACTCGGTGGTCACCACCGCCGCGCTGGCCGTCCTGCTGGACGTCGCGCTGGTGCTGCTGCGGATGGCGCTGACCCCGTGGATGCCGCGCGGTGAGCGGGCGGCCCGCAGGGCGTCCCGTGCCGCGGCGGTCGAACCCGCCGCCCGGCCCACCCTGGAGGACGCCGTCTCATGA
- a CDS encoding ABC transporter permease, with protein sequence MSILQFISDFFRDSAHWHGYSGIPHRVLEHLQYSFMALGIAAAIALPVGLVTGHTGRGGNAVALVATAARALPSYGLLVLMFFWLGIGLTPVMIPLVALAVPPILVTGYEAMRTVDPAPADAARGMGMGPVAVLFQVELPVALPLILSGLRSAAIQVVSTTAIAATVSLGGLGRFVVDGLYQRDYEIVVGGATLIAGLALAMIALFWLVGRLAVSPGVRGGR encoded by the coding sequence ATGAGCATCCTGCAGTTCATCAGCGACTTCTTCCGGGACAGCGCGCACTGGCACGGCTACAGCGGCATCCCGCACCGGGTGCTCGAACATCTGCAGTATTCGTTCATGGCGCTCGGCATCGCGGCGGCCATCGCCCTGCCGGTGGGGCTGGTCACCGGCCACACCGGACGCGGTGGCAACGCGGTGGCGCTGGTCGCCACCGCGGCCCGCGCCCTGCCCAGCTACGGGCTGCTGGTGCTGATGTTCTTCTGGCTGGGCATCGGGCTCACCCCGGTGATGATCCCGCTGGTCGCGCTGGCCGTCCCGCCGATCCTGGTGACCGGCTACGAGGCGATGCGCACCGTCGACCCGGCCCCGGCGGACGCGGCCCGCGGGATGGGCATGGGGCCGGTCGCCGTGCTCTTCCAGGTGGAACTGCCGGTCGCGCTGCCGCTGATCCTCAGCGGGCTGCGGTCCGCGGCGATCCAGGTGGTCTCCACGACCGCCATCGCCGCGACCGTCTCGCTGGGCGGCCTCGGGCGGTTCGTGGTCGACGGGCTCTACCAGCGCGACTACGAGATCGTGGTGGGCGGCGCGACGCTGATCGCGGGTCTGGCGCTTGCCATGATCGCGCTCTTCTGGCTGGTCGGCCGGCTGGCCGTCTCCCCCGGTGTCCGGGGCGGCCGTTGA